Proteins encoded within one genomic window of Streptomyces sp. NBC_00523:
- a CDS encoding TerD family protein, protein MITLKKEDGPADLDGVTHLSIGVSWDPTVGSSGGLMGKLKQKKGTDLDLIAIAMQGADPVRLAGLDSLDPLGNGSLLHSGDNQTGKGEGDDETVTVDFAKVPSNVTAIVFVAAAYKKGSSFQNARNVSIKVYDATGGSSQQVADIWPSLLTNDNGCAVAKAMRVGAGWKLQVINETGKIKQGDEHALMRFAISK, encoded by the coding sequence ATGATCACGTTGAAGAAGGAAGACGGCCCGGCGGACCTGGACGGGGTGACCCACCTCTCCATCGGCGTCTCCTGGGACCCCACCGTCGGCAGCAGTGGCGGGCTGATGGGGAAGCTGAAGCAGAAGAAGGGCACCGACCTCGACCTGATCGCCATCGCGATGCAGGGCGCGGACCCGGTCCGGCTGGCCGGCCTGGACTCCCTGGACCCGCTGGGCAACGGCTCGCTGCTGCACAGCGGTGACAACCAGACCGGAAAGGGCGAGGGCGACGACGAGACGGTCACCGTCGACTTCGCGAAGGTCCCCTCGAACGTCACGGCGATCGTCTTCGTCGCCGCCGCGTACAAGAAGGGCAGCTCCTTCCAGAACGCGCGCAACGTCAGCATCAAGGTCTACGACGCCACGGGCGGCAGCAGCCAGCAGGTCGCCGACATCTGGCCGAGCCTGCTCACCAACGACAACGGCTGCGCCGTGGCGAAGGCGATGCGCGTCGGCGCCGGCTGGAAGCTCCAGGTGATCAACGAGACCGGCAAGATCAAGCAGGGCGATGAGCACGCCCTGATGCGTTTCGCGATCAGCAAGTAG
- a CDS encoding nuclear transport factor 2 family protein yields the protein MTTYDDAVQRYFAAWNAGPDEREKAVAAAFTDEAAYTDPLADVRGHEQLAAAIGGAQRQFPGFTFRPLGAVDGHHALVRFGWELVAPDGSAPVAGFDVATLADDGRIASVSGFLDRVPAA from the coding sequence ATGACCACGTACGACGACGCCGTGCAGCGCTACTTCGCCGCCTGGAACGCCGGTCCGGACGAGCGGGAGAAGGCCGTCGCCGCGGCCTTCACCGACGAGGCCGCGTACACCGACCCGCTGGCCGACGTACGGGGCCACGAGCAGCTGGCGGCCGCCATCGGCGGGGCCCAGCGGCAGTTCCCCGGATTCACGTTCCGCCCGCTCGGCGCGGTGGACGGGCACCACGCGCTGGTCCGCTTCGGGTGGGAGCTGGTCGCGCCCGACGGCTCGGCGCCCGTGGCCGGGTTCGACGTGGCGACGCTCGCCGATGACGGCCGGATCGCCTCGGTCAGCGGCTTCCTGGACCGGGTGCCGGCCGCCTGA
- a CDS encoding aldo/keto reductase, translating to MTQYRDFGRTGVKVSPLCLGTMMFGARGNPDHADSVRIIHHALDSGINFVDTADVYSAGESETIVGKALANGRRDNVVLATKFHGSLGTDPNEQGNSRRWIIREVENSLRRLGTDWIDLYQVHRPEPGTDFDETLGALSDLVHQGKIRYIGTSTFEPSAIVEGQWTAERRGRERVVAEQPPYSILARGIEREVLPTARRYGLAVLSWSPLAGGWLSGRYRKGAVQPDSSRAARQAGRFDIASPENTAKLEAAEALAQLADEAGLTLVQLALAFVLEHPAVTSAIIGPRTLEQLEGQLGADRVRLSQDVLDRIDKIVPPGTNLSSRDAGYHPADLTDAALRRRSHPAA from the coding sequence ATGACGCAGTACCGCGATTTCGGCCGCACCGGAGTGAAGGTCAGCCCGCTGTGCCTGGGCACCATGATGTTCGGCGCCCGCGGCAACCCCGACCACGCCGACAGCGTCCGGATCATCCACCACGCCCTGGACTCCGGCATCAACTTCGTGGACACCGCCGACGTCTACTCGGCCGGGGAGTCCGAGACCATCGTCGGCAAGGCGCTGGCGAACGGCCGACGCGACAACGTCGTGCTCGCCACCAAGTTCCACGGCAGCCTCGGCACCGACCCCAACGAGCAGGGGAACAGCCGACGTTGGATCATCCGCGAGGTGGAGAACAGCCTGCGACGGCTGGGCACCGACTGGATCGACCTCTACCAGGTGCACCGCCCGGAGCCCGGCACCGACTTCGATGAGACCCTGGGCGCCCTCTCCGACCTGGTCCACCAGGGCAAGATCCGCTACATCGGCACCTCGACGTTCGAGCCGTCCGCGATCGTGGAGGGCCAGTGGACCGCCGAGCGGCGCGGTCGTGAACGCGTCGTCGCCGAGCAGCCCCCGTACTCGATCCTCGCCCGGGGCATCGAGCGGGAGGTGCTGCCCACCGCCCGGCGGTACGGCCTCGCCGTGCTGTCCTGGAGCCCGCTCGCCGGGGGCTGGCTCTCCGGCCGCTACCGCAAGGGCGCCGTCCAGCCGGACTCCAGCCGCGCCGCACGCCAGGCGGGCCGCTTCGACATCGCGTCCCCGGAGAACACCGCCAAGCTCGAGGCCGCCGAAGCGCTCGCCCAGCTGGCCGACGAGGCCGGGCTCACCCTCGTCCAGCTCGCCCTGGCCTTCGTGCTCGAACACCCCGCCGTCACCTCGGCGATCATCGGCCCGCGCACCCTGGAACAGCTGGAGGGCCAGCTCGGCGCGGACCGGGTGCGGCTGAGCCAGGACGTGCTGGACCGGATCGACAAGATCGTCCCGCCCGGCACCAACCTCTCGTCCCGGGACGCCGGTTACCACCCGGCGGACCTCACCGACGCGGCCCTGCGCCGCCGTTCGCACCCCGCCGCGTGA
- a CDS encoding DUF6296 family protein → MDYPESYELVFQSSAVEDDAVTVHRTAQSGAGGHPVYEDDTGIVRAEISDHAEVRMLASGGHQHLGAPMVVREDAA, encoded by the coding sequence ATGGATTATCCGGAAAGCTACGAGCTCGTCTTCCAGTCCTCGGCTGTGGAGGACGATGCCGTCACCGTCCACCGGACGGCACAGAGCGGTGCGGGCGGACACCCCGTCTACGAGGACGACACCGGAATCGTCCGCGCCGAGATCAGCGATCACGCGGAGGTGCGCATGCTCGCCAGCGGCGGCCACCAGCACCTCGGAGCCCCGATGGTGGTGCGCGAGGACGCCGCCTGA
- a CDS encoding winged helix DNA-binding domain-containing protein, whose product MAAKKKTPAGAAPVPVLTPRALGRATLDRQLLLRRTAMSAKDAVTHLVGLQAQNTKPPYYQLLARLQGFRPADLSVLMEAREVVRIVSLRSTIHTHTAEDALTLRPLMQPAIDRELNMFRKRLPGVDLDRLRELSRAHVEEAPRSPEEIRERLLTEWPDADPQALGIAARCLLPLVQVTPRGLWGISGGVALTTVERWLGHAGEAAPDMERAVLRYLGAFGPASVRDMQSWAGLTRLMEVFERLRPRLVTFRDEHGTELFDLPDAPRPAEDTPAPPRFLPEFDNVLLGHADRTRIIPAALKGLNGVGNQTYGSVLVDGLFAAVWRLDTARDAPAVVTVQEVRPLTAAEREAVTGEARDLMAAMTPATEYDVRFGAFVDLGR is encoded by the coding sequence ATGGCCGCGAAGAAGAAGACCCCCGCAGGCGCCGCCCCCGTCCCCGTGCTCACGCCCCGGGCCCTCGGCCGGGCGACCCTGGACCGCCAGCTCCTGCTGCGCCGGACCGCGATGAGCGCCAAGGACGCCGTCACCCACCTCGTCGGCCTCCAGGCGCAGAACACCAAGCCGCCGTACTACCAGCTCCTGGCGCGGCTCCAGGGCTTCCGGCCCGCCGATCTGTCGGTGCTGATGGAGGCGCGCGAGGTCGTCCGCATCGTCTCCCTGCGCTCGACCATCCACACCCACACCGCCGAGGACGCCCTGACCCTGCGCCCCCTGATGCAGCCCGCCATCGACCGCGAGCTGAACATGTTCCGCAAGCGCCTCCCGGGCGTGGACCTGGACCGGCTGCGCGAGCTGAGCCGGGCGCACGTGGAGGAGGCGCCGCGCAGCCCGGAGGAGATCCGCGAGCGACTGCTCACGGAGTGGCCCGACGCGGACCCGCAGGCCCTCGGCATCGCCGCCCGCTGCCTGCTGCCCCTGGTCCAGGTGACCCCGCGCGGCCTCTGGGGCATCAGCGGCGGCGTCGCGCTCACCACCGTCGAGCGCTGGCTCGGTCACGCGGGTGAGGCGGCGCCCGACATGGAGCGCGCCGTGTTGCGCTACCTCGGCGCGTTCGGACCCGCGTCGGTGCGGGACATGCAGAGCTGGGCGGGCCTGACCCGCCTGATGGAGGTCTTCGAGCGGCTGCGGCCCCGGCTCGTCACCTTCCGCGACGAGCACGGCACCGAACTCTTCGACCTGCCCGACGCCCCGCGCCCCGCCGAGGACACCCCCGCCCCGCCGCGCTTCCTGCCCGAGTTCGACAACGTCCTCCTCGGCCACGCCGACCGCACCCGGATCATCCCGGCGGCCCTCAAGGGCCTCAACGGGGTGGGCAACCAGACCTACGGCAGCGTGCTGGTGGACGGGCTCTTCGCGGCGGTCTGGCGGCTGGACACCGCGCGCGACGCCCCCGCCGTCGTCACCGTCCAGGAGGTGCGCCCGCTGACGGCCGCGGAGCGCGAGGCCGTGACGGGCGAGGCGAGGGACCTGATGGCGGCGATGACCCCGGCGACGGAGTACGACGTCCGCTTCGGGGCGTTCGTGGACCTGGGGCGCTGA
- a CDS encoding ABC transporter ATP-binding protein, with protein sequence MTDCPNPGTGPGGGTLRQPPPGWARRLLGYCLRHRTDLLMAFGAAVTAAVATAALPLVLRHVVDGVAAGTTASLVPWTGLLAALGALRFGASFTRRYRSGRLSLGVQYDLRNDAFAALLRLGGAQQDDLRTGLVVSRSISDITLIQTLLQFLPNLTGNALMFLFSLAVMAFLSPLLTVVALVVGPLLWLIALRSRRDLFPANWHAQQEAAEVASTVEATVTGVRVVKGFGQEQRELTGLERRARHLFASRLRVVRFTSRYNPALQAVPALGQVAVLALGGWMALHGRISLGTFLAFTTYLGSFVTPVRQVATLLTVWQQARAGAERVLEVVDEAPVITDAPHARELPDTPPALSWDDVTFGYGDGSPLLDGFTLDIRPGETLALIGPAGSGKSTAAALLPRFYDVPSGAVRVGGTDVRDLTLASLRSRIGYVFEESLLLSDTVRANIAYGMPDATDEQVRAAARIARADEFIERLPQGYDTLVGEQGLTLSGGQRQRMALARALIGDPAVLVLDDATSAIDARVEAEIHHRLRADDRRRTTLIIAHRRSTLELADRVAILDGGRVTDTGTPDELRGRSALFRDLLATDDRADDRADAPLAPDPGCPTPHLWLRPEEDEDEQLEGTAVRAAQALAEAAATSGPGRAGPGGGVLGSAPPSPELLAGLARLPLPAADPEVPTEQAVAADARFGLGALLRPFRLPLLLGLLLVALDAGAQITVPVLVRYGVDRGVAHQAGHVLLAAAAAAGLVVAANWLIGVAQVRTTGRTGERLLYTLRVKTFAQLQRLGLDYYERELGGRIMTRMTTDVDALSNFLQTGLITAVVSLLTVSGVLVALLVIDAELALVLLAALPLLIAATAVFRHYSVPAYREARERISAVNACLQENVTAIRVTQAFRREQRNAADFAVLARSFRDSRLRAQRYMGTFFPFVEFLGTLCSAAVLTAGAAQVRSGELSAGTLIAFLLYVELFFSPIQQLSQVFDGYQQAVVGLGRLRALMNTPAGTPPAPSPRPVPALRGEVEFDAVSFGYAGAGGQQVLHGVSLRIEPGETVALVGATGAGKSTVVKLLARFYDPSAGAVRVDGHDLRDLDLTAFRRRLGVVPQEAHLFSGTVRDAIAYGRPDATDTEVERAARAVGAHEMVAGLRLGYLTPVGERGRNLSAGQRQLLALARAELVDPDVLLLDEATASLDLATERRVAAATEVLARRRTTVVVAHRLTTAARADRVVVLDAGTVVETGTHTELLAARGPYRRLWDAFRETGPGAAVDHLNVSELVKENAR encoded by the coding sequence GTGACCGACTGTCCGAACCCGGGGACCGGTCCGGGCGGGGGCACGCTCCGGCAGCCGCCGCCCGGCTGGGCGCGACGGCTGCTGGGCTACTGCCTGCGCCACCGCACCGATCTCCTCATGGCCTTCGGCGCCGCCGTGACCGCCGCCGTCGCCACCGCCGCCCTGCCCCTCGTGCTGCGGCACGTGGTGGACGGGGTGGCGGCCGGCACCACCGCCTCGCTCGTCCCCTGGACCGGGCTGCTCGCCGCACTCGGCGCACTCCGGTTCGGCGCGAGCTTCACCCGCCGCTACCGCTCGGGGCGGCTCTCGCTGGGAGTCCAGTACGACCTGCGCAACGACGCGTTCGCCGCGCTGCTCCGGCTCGGCGGCGCCCAGCAGGACGATCTGCGGACCGGGCTGGTGGTGAGCCGGTCCATCTCCGACATCACCCTCATCCAGACCCTGCTCCAGTTCCTGCCCAACCTCACGGGCAACGCCCTGATGTTCCTGTTCTCGCTGGCCGTCATGGCGTTCCTGTCGCCGCTGCTGACCGTCGTGGCGCTCGTCGTCGGCCCGCTGCTCTGGCTCATCGCGCTGCGCAGCCGCCGCGACCTGTTCCCCGCCAACTGGCACGCCCAGCAGGAGGCCGCCGAGGTCGCCTCCACCGTCGAGGCGACCGTCACCGGCGTCCGCGTCGTGAAGGGCTTCGGCCAGGAGCAGCGCGAGCTCACCGGCCTCGAACGGCGCGCCCGCCACCTGTTCGCGTCCCGGCTGCGCGTCGTCCGCTTCACCAGCCGCTACAATCCCGCCCTCCAGGCGGTCCCGGCCCTCGGCCAGGTCGCCGTGCTGGCGCTCGGTGGCTGGATGGCCCTGCACGGCCGGATCTCGCTCGGCACGTTCCTCGCGTTCACCACCTACCTTGGCTCCTTCGTCACCCCCGTACGCCAGGTCGCCACCCTGCTCACGGTCTGGCAGCAGGCCCGGGCCGGTGCCGAACGCGTCCTGGAGGTCGTGGACGAGGCCCCCGTCATCACCGACGCGCCGCACGCCCGCGAACTGCCAGACACGCCTCCGGCCCTCTCCTGGGACGACGTCACCTTCGGATACGGCGACGGCTCCCCGCTCCTGGACGGCTTCACCCTGGACATCCGCCCCGGCGAGACCCTGGCCCTGATCGGCCCGGCCGGCTCCGGCAAGTCCACCGCCGCCGCGTTGCTGCCGCGCTTCTACGACGTGCCCTCCGGCGCGGTACGGGTCGGCGGCACCGACGTCCGCGACCTCACCCTCGCCTCGCTGCGCTCCCGGATCGGCTACGTCTTCGAGGAGAGCCTGCTCCTCTCGGACACCGTGCGCGCCAACATCGCGTACGGGATGCCGGACGCCACCGACGAACAGGTGCGCGCGGCGGCCCGCATCGCCCGCGCCGACGAGTTCATCGAACGGCTCCCGCAGGGCTACGACACCCTCGTCGGCGAACAGGGCCTCACCCTGTCCGGCGGCCAGCGCCAGCGCATGGCGCTCGCCCGCGCCCTCATCGGCGACCCGGCCGTGCTCGTCCTGGACGACGCCACCTCCGCCATCGACGCCCGGGTGGAGGCCGAGATCCACCACCGGCTGCGCGCGGACGACCGCCGCCGCACCACCCTGATCATCGCCCACCGCCGTTCCACCCTGGAGCTCGCCGACCGCGTCGCCATCCTCGACGGCGGCCGGGTCACGGACACCGGCACGCCCGACGAACTGCGCGGCCGATCCGCCCTGTTCCGGGACCTCCTGGCCACGGACGACCGCGCGGACGACCGCGCGGACGCCCCCCTCGCACCCGACCCCGGCTGCCCCACCCCGCACCTGTGGCTGCGCCCCGAGGAGGACGAGGACGAGCAGCTGGAGGGCACCGCGGTCCGGGCCGCCCAGGCGCTCGCCGAAGCCGCCGCCACCTCCGGGCCCGGACGCGCGGGACCCGGCGGCGGGGTGCTCGGCTCGGCCCCGCCCAGCCCCGAACTCCTCGCCGGTCTGGCCCGCCTCCCGCTGCCCGCCGCCGACCCGGAGGTGCCCACCGAACAGGCCGTCGCCGCCGACGCCCGCTTCGGGCTCGGCGCCCTGCTCCGGCCCTTCCGGCTGCCGCTGCTCCTCGGCCTGCTGCTCGTCGCGCTCGACGCGGGCGCCCAGATCACCGTGCCGGTCCTCGTCCGGTACGGCGTGGACCGAGGGGTGGCCCACCAGGCCGGGCACGTCCTGCTCGCCGCCGCGGCGGCCGCCGGGCTTGTGGTGGCCGCGAACTGGCTGATCGGCGTGGCCCAGGTGCGGACCACCGGGCGCACCGGCGAACGCCTCCTCTACACCCTCCGTGTGAAGACCTTCGCCCAGCTCCAGCGCCTCGGCCTCGACTACTACGAGCGCGAACTCGGCGGCCGGATCATGACCCGGATGACCACGGACGTGGACGCCCTGTCGAACTTCCTGCAGACCGGCCTGATCACCGCCGTGGTCAGCCTGCTCACCGTCTCCGGAGTGCTGGTCGCCCTCCTGGTGATCGACGCGGAACTCGCGCTCGTCCTGCTCGCCGCGCTCCCGCTGCTCATCGCGGCCACCGCCGTCTTCCGCCACTACTCGGTCCCCGCCTACCGCGAGGCCCGGGAGCGGATCAGCGCCGTCAACGCCTGCCTCCAGGAGAACGTCACCGCGATCCGCGTCACCCAGGCGTTCCGCCGCGAGCAGCGCAACGCCGCCGACTTCGCCGTACTGGCCCGCTCCTTCCGCGACTCCCGGCTGCGCGCCCAGCGGTACATGGGCACGTTCTTCCCGTTCGTGGAGTTCCTCGGCACGCTCTGCTCGGCGGCCGTGCTCACCGCGGGCGCGGCGCAGGTCCGCTCGGGCGAGCTGAGCGCCGGGACCCTGATCGCGTTCCTGCTGTACGTGGAGCTGTTCTTCTCGCCGATCCAGCAGCTCTCGCAGGTCTTCGACGGGTACCAGCAGGCGGTGGTCGGCCTCGGCCGCCTCCGCGCCCTGATGAACACCCCCGCCGGCACCCCGCCCGCCCCGAGCCCCCGCCCGGTGCCCGCGCTGCGCGGCGAGGTCGAGTTCGACGCGGTGTCCTTCGGATACGCGGGCGCCGGCGGCCAGCAGGTCCTGCACGGGGTGAGCCTGCGCATCGAACCGGGCGAGACCGTCGCGCTCGTCGGCGCCACGGGCGCGGGCAAGTCCACCGTGGTCAAGCTCCTCGCCCGGTTCTACGACCCCTCGGCGGGCGCGGTCCGGGTGGACGGGCACGACCTGCGCGACCTGGACCTGACCGCCTTCCGGCGCAGGCTCGGCGTGGTCCCGCAGGAGGCGCACCTGTTCAGCGGCACCGTCCGCGACGCCATCGCCTACGGGCGGCCCGACGCCACGGACACCGAGGTGGAGCGGGCGGCCCGGGCGGTCGGCGCGCACGAGATGGTCGCCGGGCTCCGGCTCGGCTACCTCACCCCGGTGGGGGAGCGGGGCCGCAACCTCTCCGCCGGACAGCGCCAGCTCCTCGCCCTGGCCCGGGCCGAACTGGTCGACCCCGACGTGCTGCTGCTCGACGAGGCGACCGCCTCGCTGGACCTGGCCACCGAGCGCCGGGTCGCCGCGGCCACGGAGGTCCTGGCCCGTCGCCGTACGACCGTCGTCGTGGCCCACCGGCTGACCACGGCGGCCCGGGCGGACCGGGTGGTGGTGCTCGACGCGGGAACCGTGGTCGAGACCGGCACCCACACCGAACTGCTCGCCGCCCGTGGCCCCTACCGGCGGCTGTGGGACGCCTTCCGGGAGACCGGCCCCGGCGCGGCCGTCGACCACCTGAATGTCAGTGAACTCGTCAAGGAGAACGCACGATGA
- a CDS encoding DUF5709 domain-containing protein: MDEAGLGDDVYQPQQESEASDPVEQLDTEDTLADPDVDDVLDRGYSPPERPYAVDDVGTTAAEQHRGESLESRLARERPEDGGPPGDGVGDVVDGDGEPWDREVGTVRAGRLTRDLDIDDPDSTAGEDVGIDGAAASAEEAAVHVIADEA, encoded by the coding sequence ATGGACGAGGCCGGCCTGGGGGACGACGTCTATCAGCCCCAGCAGGAGTCGGAGGCATCCGATCCGGTCGAGCAGCTCGACACGGAGGACACCTTGGCCGATCCGGACGTGGACGACGTCCTGGACCGGGGTTATTCACCGCCCGAGCGCCCCTACGCGGTGGACGACGTGGGCACCACCGCCGCCGAGCAGCACCGGGGCGAGTCCCTGGAGAGCCGGCTCGCGCGAGAGCGGCCCGAGGACGGCGGGCCGCCCGGCGACGGGGTGGGCGATGTCGTGGACGGGGACGGCGAACCGTGGGACCGCGAGGTCGGCACCGTCCGCGCCGGACGGCTCACCCGGGACCTGGACATCGACGACCCGGACAGCACCGCGGGCGAGGACGTCGGGATCGACGGCGCCGCCGCCTCCGCCGAGGAGGCCGCGGTGCACGTCATCGCGGACGAGGCGTAG
- a CDS encoding helix-turn-helix transcriptional regulator: MPESVDAVEMQAALLRLRRTSGLPVAFGGLLADSRHARIAEVNGARTAALRGLVISSGSGLGGKSMALSRPCAVTDYRSSRHISHEYDTAVAAEGLRSVVAVPVVVRREVRGVLYGALREPLPLGDRTFDAAVAAARDVEQALVVRDEVRQLLAATRPEPDAAAVAAGAAGAWEDVREAHRELRALMPKVLDPALRDELLAVCGRLASATGTREPGEREVRLAPREIDVLACVAAGATNTVAADRLGLRPETVKGYLRSAMRRLGAHTRLEAVVAARRAGLLP; encoded by the coding sequence GTGCCGGAATCGGTCGACGCGGTCGAAATGCAAGCGGCGCTGCTTCGGCTGCGCCGGACGAGCGGGCTGCCGGTCGCCTTCGGCGGGCTGCTCGCGGACAGCCGCCACGCCAGGATCGCCGAGGTGAACGGGGCGCGCACGGCGGCGCTGCGCGGGCTCGTGATCTCGTCGGGCAGCGGCCTGGGCGGCAAGTCCATGGCCCTGTCGAGGCCGTGCGCGGTGACCGACTACCGCTCCTCGCGCCACATCAGCCACGAGTACGACACGGCCGTCGCGGCGGAGGGCCTGCGCTCGGTGGTCGCCGTCCCCGTCGTGGTGCGGCGCGAGGTGCGGGGGGTGCTGTACGGGGCGCTGCGTGAACCGCTCCCGCTCGGGGACCGCACGTTCGACGCGGCGGTGGCCGCGGCCCGGGACGTGGAGCAGGCGCTGGTGGTCCGGGACGAGGTGCGGCAGCTGCTGGCCGCGACCCGCCCGGAGCCGGATGCCGCTGCCGTGGCGGCGGGGGCCGCGGGGGCCTGGGAGGACGTCCGGGAGGCGCACCGCGAGCTGCGCGCCCTGATGCCGAAGGTGCTGGACCCGGCGCTCCGGGACGAGCTGCTCGCGGTGTGCGGGCGGCTGGCCTCGGCGACGGGCACCCGGGAGCCCGGGGAGCGGGAGGTCCGGCTCGCGCCGCGCGAGATCGATGTGCTGGCGTGCGTGGCCGCGGGCGCCACGAACACGGTGGCGGCGGACCGGCTGGGGCTGCGCCCGGAGACGGTGAAGGGCTATCTGCGGTCCGCGATGCGGCGGCTGGGGGCGCACACCCGGCTGGAGGCGGTGGTGGCGGCCCGGCGGGCGGGGCTGCTGCCGTAG
- a CDS encoding DMT family transporter codes for MIAVLFAVLTALSNGSASVLQRRAALDVPQTEAMRVSLIGHLLRQKVWLAGIALVIVAAVCQAVALATGPISVVQPIFVIELPATLLLAGFMMRARLPRTVWLGVAAVTAGLALGMATAAPGGGSDSVHGAAWVPALILTGVAEALLIAGALATRGDVRAALLATAAACGYALTAALMKDAMARLDTGGAGALFSSWQLYAMAVAGVGALFLLQNALQAGTLVAVQPCLTLGDALISVLYGVTLFGEEVRTGWWVLPELLALGLIAAGCVELARSPLATGNPTAPARARRVD; via the coding sequence GTGATCGCCGTCCTGTTCGCCGTCCTGACCGCCCTCAGCAACGGCTCCGCCTCCGTGCTCCAGCGCCGGGCCGCCCTCGACGTGCCGCAGACCGAGGCCATGCGGGTGTCGCTCATCGGCCATCTGCTGCGCCAGAAGGTGTGGCTCGCGGGGATCGCCCTGGTCATCGTCGCCGCCGTCTGCCAGGCCGTCGCGCTGGCCACCGGGCCGATCTCCGTGGTGCAGCCGATCTTCGTGATCGAGCTTCCGGCGACCCTGCTCCTGGCCGGTTTCATGATGCGGGCGCGCCTGCCACGGACGGTCTGGCTGGGGGTCGCCGCCGTGACGGCCGGGCTGGCCCTCGGCATGGCGACGGCCGCGCCGGGCGGCGGAAGCGACAGCGTGCACGGGGCGGCGTGGGTGCCGGCGCTGATTTTGACGGGCGTGGCCGAGGCGCTGCTGATCGCGGGCGCGCTGGCCACCCGGGGCGATGTGCGGGCCGCCCTGCTGGCCACGGCCGCCGCCTGCGGTTACGCGCTGACCGCCGCGCTGATGAAGGACGCGATGGCGCGGCTCGACACGGGCGGCGCGGGGGCGCTGTTCAGCTCCTGGCAGCTGTACGCGATGGCGGTGGCGGGGGTCGGTGCGCTGTTCCTGCTCCAGAACGCCCTTCAGGCGGGCACCCTCGTCGCCGTTCAGCCGTGTCTGACGCTGGGCGACGCCCTGATCAGCGTCCTGTACGGGGTGACCCTGTTCGGCGAGGAGGTGCGCACCGGCTGGTGGGTGCTGCCCGAGCTGCTGGCCCTGGGGCTGATCGCGGCGGGGTGCGTGGAGCTGGCGCGGTCGCCGCTGGCCACCGGGAACCCGACGGCCCCGGCCCGCGCACGCCGGGTCGACTGA